The following is a genomic window from Halichoerus grypus chromosome 13, mHalGry1.hap1.1, whole genome shotgun sequence.
GAAATCTAAGAGGACACAAAATGCTGATACTCTATTCTGCCAGTACAGGTTATCATTTACTCTTAATATTTAATCTAAGAGTAATTAAAGAGCTCTGATTCATGCCACTTAATGGGCCACGTCCACAAGGAGGCCTAAGTCGGGATGATGCAGAATTTCTGAGAAACCACTTAGGGCAGAGACCACCTTGCAGGGAGCATCTATAATTCAGGAGGCGGCACTCTTCCCTCTGTTGCATTGGAACTCACGGTGTGATTCAGAAGGGACCGAGCTCACGGATAGCACTTTGGTATCAAAAGTGTCTTGAGTTCTTCTGATCCTCTCAGCGGCCTTAATTATTCAGCATCACAGCCTTTACATCCATTTCGACCATCAGGGTTGCATTTAAGGGCCGCATTGCACTCCCCAGGTGTCTCCTGCTAACGCAAGTCAGAGTCGAAACATTAATACCCGTCACCGTGAAACTGTGTGTTTCTAAGGTCTCACTTAAAGCATCcgtttctgttctgtttcaggACAAGGGACGGCCACGTCCAGTTCTGGACAGCTCCTCGGGTCCTGTCCTCACTGAAGCACTTATGCCGGAAAGCCCTTCGAAGTTTCCTGACCACCTACCAAGTGCTAGCACTGCCGAtccccaagaaaatgaaagagttCCTCACATACAGGACTTTTTAAGCCACGCGCCATAGTCTTACTTGTTTGCTTGTAGCAGGAACAAGCTTCCTGGCAGAGGAGTAGCTGGGAACGATGGGCCAAACAGCTGGTCTTGGACTGAAATAGAATTTCTCTTTGAGACGGTGAGCAGAGTGTAGCAAAAGCAGATGCTGGCAGACTGGTCACCCAGGTGTTCCTGTGTGACCTGCGGCAGTCAGTCATAGAGGGGCTCGCAGCCTTACCTGAAATCCTCAGCCCACTAAGAAACGGCACCGTCAGACACTTTCTCAAGTCCTTCCGATTCAGAGTGCAGTGACTCACGTTGATTTGATAAGCAGAGTAACCAGGCCTCGAGAGCCTCTCTGCTGGGGCAGGTTATTCCCTCGACCGGCGAGTGGGCAGGTGTTGGCTTGTGCCTAGTACTTGTCATTGTCGTGTTTCAGATGCAGTGGTGACGTTGTTTAAAAAGTTCTCTCCTGCCGTGTCAGAGTGGCTTTGCTGTTGGCAAGTGCTTGCCTTCCTCGAGCTCCCCTCTGACCAGCAGGACCGAGTTTTCATGGAGCCGTCTGCTGGGAGGTCGGAGCTAGATTACAGGGCACTCGGAAGTGTGCTCCTGACTGATACACTAGaaacggcttttttttttttttttttttttaaaatcagtggtGTGCATGTGCCGGAGATGACAAACGTGTGTGTCCGGGTACCCGGGGACGTATTCCTCAACTGCATGACTGTCCAAATGGCAGCTGACTTGTCAGCGGCTTGCTGTTTGCAgcctatttatttgtattttctcaacAGATGTTAAGGTACAACTGTGTTTTCCTCCCTGGTATCTAAAAACTATAGTTCTTAAGTCGAACGGTTGTGAAGATGTCTCTTCTTCGTTGTGTAGAGAATTGGTGTTCTCGCCGCCTTGGCTGATTGTCATGTACAAGGTCTGACTTCGCTGCTTTGCCTCATCGGACCAACCAGCCCGGTTCACCCCTTACCAAAAACAGCTCCTTGAAAGTACTGTTCTCCTTCAGTGGCGTGTAGTTCTCTGATCAAGACACCTCATTCCAATGAAATCTGCCTttggaaaatttaatatattttaaattattttaaaagaaatgcaacatCTTATCCTTTGGCTTTCTTACTAGGTGCTTTGTGGAGGCCAGTGTTAACGTGATAAAACTTGTTGCAAAAGTACAAGAGTCTCCTCTACCGCCTTTGTTgctgaagaaaaacatttcttttcaagATGAGAGGCTTTCATTGAAGGAAAAGTTAAAAAGCTTTCAGCtcactgtttcatttttcccactaagaaaaaaaatacccaccTTTTAAAACAAGTGAGTATAGCAGGACAGTGGGGAACGGCTTGGGCCAGTTTTACACTTTGTGGTCGTCTTGAGGCATCCCAGCGCAGCCTGAGAGGTTCTGGGTGGCTTCCCCGAGGCCCCGTCTGGCCATTAGCTGCAAACTTTGCTCGGGGTTCTCGGGGAGCGAGGTGTACGTGGATGAGGCAAATAACCAACCTCTCCCTTTTGATAGTCTGAGAAGCTGACACCTTTATAGAGAGCAGCCTCCGAAGTAAGCTTGTTCTGTGATAGCAGAGGGGGGGGAAAGGCTTTTTCACATAAACGCAAGGTAAGTCAGCATCTTTCCAACTGGTGAAGGAAAGAGTAGCTCGTAAACAGCCAACGTGcaagctgctttattttttatggagAAGAACACTCATAAGGGCAGCCTGTTTGCTGTGAAAGAAACTGCTGCCCTGTCCACAGGGCCCCGTCCTTCCCGCATGTGTCGGTGCCCGGCCCAGGCTCATCTGCCCTGCCTGCGTTAACAAGGGAGTACTGCGCGGCCTTGCCCCCCGCGGGCGTAAAATGACGCTTCGCTGTCTCACCACAATTAGGAACCTGCTcgtagaggagaaataaaaagacgTTTTTAAAGGAAGACAGTTAACTGAGCCCGTTTATAGGAGTACAATAGTTTGGGCCAGAAATCAACgcacacctattttttttttttcattgacacCTATTTAAAGCAGATCCAGAGACCGGGCTGCAAATTAGGTTTATGCACTTAGTTGTGGAGCTGTTCTGTTTACCTGGAGTTAGAACACATGGCACCGCGGGAGACTGGGGAGCCTTAGGTTCTAGACCAAAGTGGGGCAGGCACATTTCCTGTCATCCAAGCAACGGAATGATAAAAGCTTtaaggctaaaagaaaaaaaatctttttgcgCTTTCTTTTCCGCCCTAACACACAAGTGGGCAGCAGTAAGAGAGCTGGGTGTTAAAACTGTTTTGTACCTGCTCCAAACGGCCACAAACACAGTACTTTTTAAACCTTTGCCCACCCAGGCCTGGAACAGGGTTTTCCAAAGCTTGGGGTGATCGGGGCTTCAGTCCCCAGCCATAACTCAGTCCCCTGTTGTCCAGTCACCGTGGGGCCTGCGAATCGCAGCAATCAGGCTCAGCATTTAGGCCTCTGTGACAATCAGGTCCCTGGTGACCTGGAAAGCGGCAATGAGGGAACTCAGCTGAATCTTCTCGTTGGTGCCAACAGAGAGTCTGTACCTAAAAGAAGTCAAACAAAAGGTAAGAATAGAGAGTATCACGGGACAGCTGCCTTTTGACAAGGGGACGAGAGACAGCAAAGACGGGGACAGTGTGCCGAAGGAGGAAAGCAGGCAATCAAACTTGATCCTGGACAAGGATCTTCAGTGTGTCCGCTGACGTTCTCCTTTCTGCCCTGAACACTCATTTATAAATTCCACTCAAGCTggtaaggaaaaattaaattaaaaaaactgttaTCAATGGCAGTGTTCGGAAGTTTGTGCTAGCCGTCTAGACGTATACAGAATTTAAGTGATAAGGATTTATTTCTTCACTCACAAAATGTACTGAGAGATTTCCTTCCTCTTAATTCACTTGAGAATGGGGGACTGTGGTTCTGTGGTCTAGTTATTAGTAAAGCAGGACACTAGTGGTTCATCTTGCCACCTTCCCAGTGCCCAGCCAGTGAAAGCAAAATCATGAGATTCGTCACGTAGGGAGAAGTGACCTCATGTGAGTGTGAAAGCCAGTGAGAGCAAATTAGAGTTGGTCCCGTGTTGGCATCTGTTTAGAACCCAGTGCTTCTGTCCACTTAAATGATAGCTGCCAGCTTCACTGGGGGCTAATAACTGTTTATGGAACCAGGCAAAGTGGAAAATTGAGTTTCTGTTTACTTTGCCCCCCAATATGCTTTGCTACGCCAAAATGCTTTAATAACAGCTGGATAGCTGGTTGTCCCCAAATGACCTAGATGTCAGAACTGAAGCAGGCCTTCCAGATAACGGCACTTCTAGAACCAATGTGGACCAAGCCTTTGAGGTCTAAGGAGAGGCCTTTATCTCCCAGTCCGTTACTGAGCCGAACCTGTCCTTGTGTTCGTTCATGTATTCTTTAAACAAGCAAGTCATACCCTTCCCATGTTTCTTTCAGTGATCCCACCAAAAACTAGACTGTGCCATATAGGAATGAGGTAGACAAGAAAGTTGGAACCAagcaagtagaaagaaaaaatgcacaacagggtaaaaaagaaaggaatcaaaattGGGAAGTACTCACTCTATGTCTGCCATTTTGGTCAATAAATGTACTCGAACTGAAGATGGAAAGTCAACTGTGGggagaaacaaaatcaaatcagTGAGGGTCTGCCCCTTCctactactaaaaaaaaaaaaaaaatcccatgacaATTATGAACTTAAACGTCAGAGGACACTACACTTGTCTGGAGGCCTCAGGTCACTGGCTGCCACACCTCTAAGGAAGTGAACATggatgagttcagtttttatccATCTTGTGAGCAGGTTCCAAAGCGATCCCAAGAACCCGGAAGAGGCACCAATATTGCTTTAGCAACGGGGCAGCTCTAGGAGTGAACCAAGTTCACTCTAGGAGTGAAGCCAAGTTCTCACACGCTGTCcggattttaaaaacaaatctactGATCTAAATCTCTATTCATATTCATTTTCCACAATCAAAGTGCAGAGCTGGGCTCCAGCCGACCACGCTCGTGGGCAGCAGTTACCACGCCAGTCGGCCCAGGGGAGGCCCGCGAGGCACGGGCAGAACATTCCCGGACCCGACTGTCCATGTGCAGCCGGCTGTGGGCAGGGGGACGGCTGCTCTGAGGAGACTGTGCGGCAGGTCACCCGGAGAACCTGAGAAAATCCTGATGCCCAGCTCCCCCCAGAGGCCAAGTGAACGGGTCTGGGGTGACGCCTACGTgctgccaaggttgagaaccaggTCTCTGTAGAGAAGATACGGCCGAGTGTGGAACTTAAGGCTGCTCTGCTTTACCCCGTGGATAGAcgttcctcctctttctctccttttgggGGGAAGTACCCTTAGAAACGTGAATTAAAACATACTATTTACTCCTGTAAAATACAAACCCTCGGAGGAGATAGTTAGCCCTCCGGAGCTGCTTGCCCAGGAAGTTCAGAGGTTAAGAGTCGTTTTGGAACAAAGTTGTAAACAGCAACAAGAGAAAACGAAAACTGCGGGGCCAGGTTTATACTTCGTTCCCGTTTCTCTGCTTCGAAAGCGAAGCCTCATGTTCCCTCGCTCCCGCTCTCAGCTGCCCCGCTCCCCTCCTCCCGCAGCTTCGCGACTGGGGAAGACCGTGAGTTACCCCTGTGCACGAACAAGTGTATCTCTGTCAGGATGTCCGGCAGCGCCAACCCCTTCAGGGTTTTCAACTCCATAATATCTAGAGAGGAACAGTTAAGGCAAAGGGCCAGCTTCCGGAACAAACGCGCTGCACAGAATTTTGAATCCCAACTCCAGTGGGGGTGACTTCTGGAAGGAGGGCTTCTAACCCCACCGTGGCAGTTGCTCTCAATCCAGCTGCGCCAAGTGGGCCCCAATTCTTGCCTTTCCTAGGTTTGCATCTTCCACAGGGGCTTTCCGATAGAACTGTCTCCGTCTAGTAGAGGGCAGAGCCGTATGCGTCCCCCAGAAGGCCTCCTGTCACCGCCCCGGCTTTGAACCTCACAGCCAAACACGAGTAGCGCCGGCCACTCAAGAATGATCGCACCTGCCGCCCCCAACCCCAAGGTCTAACTGCTGCTCTCACCCGCGAGCAAGGCGGCCTCAAGCTGTACCCACGTCAGAGTCCTTCAGGAAGAACTTTAGGGCATCAAAGACGAGGacccgccccacccccagacacTGTTCCCACAGCAAGCGGCCCGGACCCACGAGCAGCCAACCGTCTTTGGCCAGCAGGGTGTAGACGCCGGCTGCAGCCTGGACTCCCGGGCTGAGCTCGGGCCTCACGTACGTCCCGCAGCGTCGGCAGCACCCGAGGAAGGATACTCCTGTAGGCTGTGGTGAAGTCTTGATTCAACATCCAGTCCAGAATGTTGGCAATGTCGGACTTGAGGGGGTGCCCAGTGCAGGTGTAGACCGTCTCCTCCGTCACCTTCCCGAAGGCCATGTTGGTGCTCTGCGCAGGAGGGGGAGAATCGTGGCTGTCACAGCGGCCACCACGCTGCAGGCGGCTCCAGAAGCCTTCCCTAGCTTTCCCTGGTTTGCAGCACGTTACTCTCCCAGTTACTCAGAACCCCGAGGTGGGGGGAAGTCGTCGGTACACGGGGAGATCGAGATCTTACCAGTTTCTCGATTTCTGAATTATAGGTTGGCTGTGTGCTGCTTTTGTCTTTCTTGAAAACCTCTTCCGAAGCAGCGGCTCGAGACCTGCTGCAGTGGTTCCAACGTACCTGCAGAATGTTCAGAGCCCTTCGCATGTCTCCGCTGGAAAGGGTCACGAGGGCCTTCATCCCGTCCTCACTTAGGTCCACTCTGAGAGGAAAGAGGCAGGAGGAGGTCAGGGGCCCCGAGAGAGCACGAGCGTTCAGCCAGGGGATGACTAAGGCTTTGAAATaatgaaaggaaagggaaggacagAGTAAACAGTACTCTCCCGATCTATGGCGGGCTCTCGAATTCACTCTGGTCTTTGGGGCTGTGGGCTTCACATTAGCAGTCACCGCCCACTCCCAAGTCGGGAGCGAGCCTCCCTGAGGCCCAAGCATTGCTGTGTTGAGCAACGGGCTTTGAATTCTGTCCTCCGAGAGGCAAGCGCGCTGGCGAGAGCTGCAGTCACGGAGGCAGACCAGCCCCTCTCACAAAGCAGCAGCTTGGGCTGGCTATGGGCCTGGCAACTGACGGCACAGAAGGTAATGTCTCAGTACCTTCCCTCCTAGTCCCGAAAGGCTGGAGGCATCTTAGCAGAAGAGACTCTGGCAGCACGCCGTTGCCAATGACAAAAGAAGAGTAGGAGGAAGTCAGGACGGCTTCCAGGGGAGGAGGATGGAATCAAGAGAGGAACCAAGTGCCTTTTACGAAGACTGTCCATGAGACGCCAGGGAAGAGGATAGCAGCTCGCAGACCCCGATGCtgactttgtgccaggcaccctccttagctctttttgtttttttttttttttttaattttatttacctcCTTAGCTCTTTACACGCCTTATCACCTTCGACTGCAGACCCGCCAGCCAGCCCAGGGCCCTGCCCACAACCCCCCAGTCCCTAAGGCCCTGGGCTTTCCTGCTTTCCCTTGTACTTACTTCTCTTCTTCTATGACGTGTTCCAGGCGGGGGACCATGAGTTCAGGAGTCAGGGGGCCAAATCGGAACCTTGTACACCGGGACTGCAGGGCGGGGATGATCTTTGACAGGTAGTTACAGATGAGGCAGAATCTGGTATTCTCAGTGAATTTCTCAATCACtggcaagggaaaagaaaaccagcTCCTGTCTGTTCTGAGCCTTCCAGAGCCCTGGAGGCCCCACTCTTCCGAGCTCACGGGCACAAGCGGAGGCCATCCACAGGTTGGAGAGCTCCGGGAGTGAGGGGCTGCGGCCGGGTTGGCCAGGACTTTCGCCAGCCGCGCTCCTCCCCAAAGCTGATGGACACGCCACCTCGACgggattttataaaatgcttcccttccttctaatgtgcCATGATTCTGGCATTCTTGCCATATTCCTGTCCTTTTGCATAAAACTCCACTTGGCAGGTTGATGATGCCCCACCTTctaatggtgggggaggggggtggcttgTTGCGGACTTCCCAGTGGACTCTGTCTCGAAGCCTTAGAGCATTCGACAGAGTGCTAACTCGAATTCAGAAAGCTTAGGAAACACCGGGTGCATTCTGTAGTTACCCGATGTTCTTGCACGGGGACCTGCCCAGACTGATAGTCACTGTGCAGAGCAAATGTTGAAGAAAGGCTGCCAAAGCTTTTAAGATCAGAAGACACTCTAACTGTCCTCCTCCTCTTAAACCCACTCCTTCTCCCCACAAATCTGCAAGACCGCTCCTCTCTCCTAGCTGATTACCTCAGAATCTTAATGCGAGAGATTACCAGTGTCCTTTCAAAGAAATCCACTGCACCAGGGCCCTTAAGATAGACAACTCACATGATACTCTCCTTCCCTGCCAGATCAGCCCCTTGGCAAATAGAGAAGTCATGTCAGCTTTCTGAGTGCGACTACGTTTCCAGTATTATTTTCCCGGCTACTGTCTTATCTCAGGGTACCGAGAGCAGAAAAGTCTACCCAGCAGTTTAGGAAAGACAGACTTTCCATACCTCCCCCACTCTTTCTAAGAATACAAATTCCCAACCCCAAATTGAACCCCGTGGAAGAGGAGGATGGGGCACCAGGGTCTCGTCAGAATTAAAAGTCCCACCAGGGCCTCTATCTTTAAGCTGCTGAAAGGGGAAACCCCCAGCACAGAGAGCTTTGGTCTAGATCGTCAGGTTGGCTACACACAGAGAAAGGTCAGCAGGTTTCTCTGGGCCGGAAGATGAAAATGGTCAACAAGCCAAGACATGTCTCATGTCCAAAGCTCCTAATTCTCTTCCGAAGGCACTCCTGAGCCAACACACTATCCCTGGGAGCTCTTCTTACCTCTCCTCAAGGCATTCTGGGCGTCTTGAGTCATGGCGTCAGCTTCATCCAGGATCACTAGTTTGAAGCCTTTCCTAGGAAAACAAATGGTACCATCTGAAGATTTCTTCAGTCTCACCTCCACTTCCAGGCCCAAACCTACACGTACAATTGTGCCGTAAGGCCCTGCCTCAGAGAGTCCATTCCTCCTCGACCTCTGAGCGAAGCAGACATCTGTGGTCACACAGAGGACATGCCCGTCACTCCCCACTCTTAAAGGGACTGAGGTCTGACTTGGGTATTTTTGTTACATTGTTTCCTCTGGCACCTCTGCCTTTCTTCTGCGCACACTGGGTATCCTGTTACTCGGGGCGTGGCATTGCTTTTTCCCACCACCTTCGCCCTTCACTCATGcctgtcttttcatcttttcctttgtttaccACCATCCCCGTTGTCCATCCCAATCtcaattcatttttgtttaaattcaaacTAGCTCATCTGGTCTTAGGATGTCCTCAGTCTTCGGGTAGctaataaaatgagttaatgcTTCCCAAAGAACTTGCTAATATAGACTTaggtaatgttttattttgatatttacattatttcttaCTAGCGTCCTTGTACTTTACCTCTTTTTCACGGCTACTGTTGACAATCATTTGTTACCTTTACAGACTAGCAAAGgggaggattaaaaaaattaagctctGTCATTTCACTGATCAGACTCTCTAGGGAGAGAAATTATGCAAATAATTCTTACTTAAATATTGTCCTTGTGCTAGCAAAGCTCAGGATTGGTCCCCGAACGATATCTATTCCTCGGTCGTCTGAAGCATTCAGCTAAGTGTGAAAGAGAGAAGCCAGAGTAAATTAGAAACATGTTGGTGATTTCCATCAATCCAGCTTGGCAAGCTAGGTCTCTAGGTCTAACGACACCTACGAGATAAACACTATTAAAAAGCCAAGATCACAACTGTATTTAAAACTCACAACTCGCTACACCATTCCATTACATTCTGAAGGGCAAATGACTGTGTTTCCTCCCCCTTTCGAGGACAACCGCTGACATACTCTGGCAGAATAATTAATTGGCCTGGCCACAGTGAACAGCACCTCTGGCATGAACAGAATCATGCTAATTTTAGCTACCGAAACCCAGAGCAACCCAGAAGTTACCCAGTCTTTAATACACTGAAGTAAGAACATTGGTGGCAGCAAGGTTCTAAGATctataacaaaaaaataagctagacattttttttcttgcagtagacaatatttaaaattttgtaatctAAGGGTATCAGTCAAATCTCAGAGCAAACAGATGGCATACTCAAATTCAGTGATTTGAAGAGAAttacatgaagagacattttaaaCGGTGGGGTGTGGGGTAACCACAAGAGCTATGCAATACCTCTGCAACTGCTGGGGCCCATTACCAGCCCCAAGTCTTGAGAGGTGAGTGGGCCGGGGGGTGGTGCTGGCACCTGGAGAAGGCTGTGGGATTTGCCCTGCGGGTGGGGATGCTGTCAGCCTGTGGTGACCCCCAAGACAGAACCAGGCATCATTCTCCCTCCCCCCGACTCCTGCCAGGGCCCCTATTGGCCAAACCTAACCAGGGGGAGCCAAAGGACAAGGCAGCCTGTAGTCAATACAGCTCAGCCTTCCAGGGCAAGAACGGGGGgagccacatggagaagaaatGTGGACAGGCACATAGGAGACAGCAAGCCACCGAGTGACCACTCACTGAGTGACCCGAGTGTTGGCGTGTAAGTtggcaaaggcaaagaaaaatatctagCCCTACCACTGCCCTCTAGCTAATGCGAATCCAGACCCAAGTGTCAATTCTAGATAAAAGCCACTCGAGATATTTTATGTCTGTTCCTTTCCCCACCTCTAGCACAGCAACTTACTTGTAAAGTAAGACAAATCTAAGAGAACTAAGAGACTCGAGTTCTTTGCAGAGTAAGAAGAATCCTCCTATTTACCTCCAAGACCATGGAGCCAAATTCCTTATCCTTGTATAGCTGTTTCGCACAGGCTAGGATGGTGGAGGTCTTTCCCGTCCCTGGAGGACCATAGAGAAGCAGGTGGGGCAGGCGGTCTTCACTAATAAATTTCTGAACTGAGGGTTGGGAAGAAAGAGAGACCCCATCAGTTTCCGAGAGTTGCCTCATTCACCGTGGGCCCTTGAGTTGGCTTGAATTTACTTCAACACTACGTTCAAATCAGAGGTAGATGCAGGAATGAAAAATCTGAAGGACTCAGCTCTTACGGCAACATTCCATAAAGCTCAGTCAGATACTTCAAGGTTATTACTCAGCAGAGACATCACCAAGAAATTATACAGGTCCTCCAACTAGAATGACAGCAACTGACACATGGATGCTTACTGGTACTCAAAATGTCCTGATGAGAAATCAGATCATTCAGTGTCTGTGGCCGGTACTTTTCAACCCTGAAATACAATTTAGCATGGATTACAATATATACAAACGCAAGAACATGCTGTCACGTGCAAAAGAATCCTTTCATATCCTAacgaaaagaggaagagaaataaaatcctttaacTTTTAATACAGACcactggttctcaaccaggggcaattTTGTCCTTCAAGAAACACTTGGTGATACCTGGAGACCTTTTCAGTTGTCACAATTGGGTGGAGGGTGTTACAGGCCTCCAGGGGATAGGAACCAGGGCTGTCACTAAACATCCTACGATGCGCAGGACAGCCACCATGCCCGCCCCCACCAAGTATCTAGCCCAAAATGCCAATAGCACTGCTCTAATTTCACCTTTCCAGCTGTCTGCCTATAAACAATCTCAACCTGGATGGGCACCTactatttcaaagtaaattaaaaactgaactctttggggcacctggggggctcagtcggttaaatgtctgcctttggctcagttcctgatctcagggtactgggattttgccctgcatccggctccctgcttagcggggagtctgcttctctgcacACCGCCCgcctcatgctcgctctctttctcaaataaataaaaatctttttaaaaaaattgaactcgTACCCAAATATACATcagaagatgaatggataaataaatggtggtctatccatgtaatggaatattattcacccataaaaaggaatgaagcacccacacctgctacaacatggatgaaccctgaaaacatgatCCTATGAAAGCccccagtcacaaaaggccacatactgattctatttatatgaatatCCACAACAGGCAAATTcagaggaaggggaggtggggatggggagtaACTGccaatgggtatggagtttccaTTTGgggtaaaatgaaaaaatttggaaCTAGACAGTAACGTGGTAGCACAACGTTCTCAACGTACTCAGTCACGGAATTATACACTTTACAATGTTTACAACTGTAAACtgtatgttatgtgttttttccACGATAAAAACAAACTGAACTCCTTATTAAACAAGACcaacttggggggcgcctgggtggctcagtcgttaagcgtctgccttccgctcaggtcatgatcccagggtcctgggatcgagccccgcatcg
Proteins encoded in this region:
- the RFC5 gene encoding replication factor C subunit 5 isoform X1 translates to METSAQQEQQQPAAAKIRNLPWVEKYRPQTLNDLISHQDILSTIQKFISEDRLPHLLLYGPPGTGKTSTILACAKQLYKDKEFGSMVLELNASDDRGIDIVRGPILSFASTRTIFKKGFKLVILDEADAMTQDAQNALRRVIEKFTENTRFCLICNYLSKIIPALQSRCTRFRFGPLTPELMVPRLEHVIEEEKVDLSEDGMKALVTLSSGDMRRALNILQSTNMAFGKVTEETVYTCTGHPLKSDIANILDWMLNQDFTTAYRNIMELKTLKGLALPDILTEIHLFVHRVDFPSSVRVHLLTKMADIEYRLSVGTNEKIQLSSLIAAFQVTRDLIVTEA
- the RFC5 gene encoding replication factor C subunit 5 isoform X3 is translated as METSAQQEQQQPAAAKIRNLPWVEKYRPQTLNDLISHQDILSTIQKFISEDRLPHLLLYGPPGTGKTSTILACAKQLYKDKEFGSMVLELNASDDRGIDIVRGPILSFASTRTIFKKGFKLVILDEADAMTQDAQNALRRVIEKFTENTRFCLICNYLSKIIPALQSRCTRFRFGPLTPELMVPRLEHVIEEEKVDLSEDGMKALVTLSSGDMRRALNILQSTNMAFGKVTEETVYTCTGHPLKSDIANILDWMLNQDFTTAYRSILPRVLPTLRDLTFHLQFEYIY
- the RFC5 gene encoding replication factor C subunit 5 isoform X2, coding for METSAQQEQQQPAAAKIRNLPWVEKYRPQTLNDLISHQDILSTIQKFISEDRLPHLLLYGPPGTGKTSTILACAKQLYKDKEFGSMVLELNASDDRGIDIVRGPILSFASTRTIFKKGFKLVILDEADAMTQDAQNALRRVIEKFTENTRFCLICNYLSKIIPALQSRCTRFRFGPLTPELMVPRLEHVIEEEKVDLSEDGMKALVTLSSGDMRRALNILQSTNMAFGKVTEETVYTCTGHPLKSDIANILDWMLNQDFTTAYRSILPRVLPTLRDVREARAQPGSPGCSRRLHPAGQRR